Proteins encoded within one genomic window of Acomys russatus chromosome 5, mAcoRus1.1, whole genome shotgun sequence:
- the Ptgdr2 gene encoding prostaglandin D2 receptor 2 — protein MSVLLAGHTRSTSEIGSSLAEAAGFWFLCARLSPHFFLLAMANITLKPLCPLLEEMTQLPSHSNSSIRYIDHVSVLLHGLAALLGLVENGLILFVVGCRMRQTVVTTWVVHLALSDLLASASLPFFTYFLAVGHSWKLGTTFCKLHSSVFFLNMFASGFLISVISLDRCLQVVRPVWSQNHRTVAAAHRVCLMLWVLAVLNTVPYFVFRDTIPRLDGRIMCYYNVLLWNPGPDRDATCDYRQKALAVSKFLLAFVVPLAIIASSHVAVSLQLRHRGRQRTGRFVRLVAAIVVAFVLCWGPYHAFSLLEARAHSVTTLRQLASRGLPFVTSLAFFNSVVNPLLYVLTCPDMLHKLKVSLRAVFESVLVEDSDLSGGPSTRRRRGSSTTTSASTLLLTGRLSPLRPGRLIRWMRGSAAEPQQKEPVQSQKKRGSLSRVLSSTSD, from the coding sequence ATGTCCGTTCTATTGGCAGGCCATACTCGCAGCACCTCTGAGATAGGTTCATCTCTTGCCGAGGCTGCAGGCTTCTGGTTCTTGTGTGCCAGGCTCAgccctcatttcttcctccttgccATGGCCAACATCACACTGAAGCCACTCTGTCCACTCTTGGAGGAGATGACCCAGCTTCCAAGCCACAGCAACTCTAGCATTCGCTATATTGACCACGTGTCGGTGCTGCTGCACGGGCTGGCTGCGCTACTGGGCCTGGTGGAGAACGGACTCATCCTGTTTGTGGTGGGCTGTCGCATGCGCCAGACGGTGGTTACCACCTGGGTGGTGCATCTGGCGCTGTCCGACTtgctagcctctgcctctctgcctttcttcacCTACTTCCTGGCGGTGGGCCACTCATGGAAGCTGGGTACCACCTTCTGCAAGCTGCACTCCTCGGTCTTCTTCCTCAACATGTTTGCCAGCGGCTTCCTGATCAGCGTTATCAGCCTGGATCGCTGCCTGCAGGTggtgaggccagtgtggtcacaGAACCACCGCACAGTGGCGGCTGCGCACAGAGTCTGCCTGATGCTCTGGGTTCTGGCGGTGCTCAACACAGTACCCTATTTTGTGTTCAGGGACACCATCCCACGGCTTGATGGCCGCATCATGTGCTATTACAACGTGCTGCTCTGGAATCCAGGGCCTGACCGCGATGCCACGTGTGACTACCGCCAGAAGGCCCTAGCGGTTAGCAAGTTCCTGCTGGCCTTCGTGGTGCCTCTGGCCATCATCGCCTCAAGCCACGTGGCCGTGAGCCTGCAACTGCGCCACCGCGGCCGCCAGAGGACAGGCCGTTTTGTGCGTCTGGTGGCGGCCATCGTGGTGGCCTTCGTGCTCTGCTGGGGGCCCTACCACGCCTTCAGTCTGCTGGAGGCGCGTGCCCATTCTGTCACCACGCTACGGCAGCTTGCGTCACGTGGGCTGCCCTTTGTCACAAGCCTGGCCTTCTTCAACAGCGTGGTCAACCCACTGCTTTATGTGCTCACCTGCCCCGACATGTTGCACAAGCTGAAGGTCTCGCTGCGCGCAGTGTTTGAAAGCGTACTGGTGGAAGACAGCGACTTGAGTGGTGGGCCCAGCACTCGCCGTCGCCGTGGCTCCTCCACTACTACCTCAGCCTCCACCCTCCTGCTCACTGGCCGCCTTTCCCCACTGCGTCCTGGGCGCTTGATCCGCTGGATGAGAGGTAGCGCTGCAGAGCCCCAGCAGAAGGAACCTGTACAGTCCCAGAAGAAGCGCGGCTCTTTGAGCCGCGTGCTGAGCTCCACCTCGGATTAG